The following proteins are encoded in a genomic region of Apteryx mantelli isolate bAptMan1 chromosome 37, bAptMan1.hap1, whole genome shotgun sequence:
- the LOC136995067 gene encoding solute carrier family 22 member 6-B-like, protein MTFAELLTRLGGMGRFQVTYVAALALPLLMLASHNLLQNFTAGVPEHRCRPRPGADNGTAGLPPLRVTSPADGRCRRYVEPQWHLLEANGTVAARNGSEEAPTEPCRDGWTYQEGVFAHTIVTEWDLVCESKTLRQAAQSIYMAGILLGSCLFGILSDKFGRRALLIWCYLQLGVTGTCTALAPSFAIYCLCRCLAGLAMSGVSLNSASLCMEWIPTELRAIVGTANGYCYTLGQFVLAAAAFGLPRWRWLQLAVSLPFYLFFLYSWFFVESARWQVISGRPDLALEGLRKVARVNGRKEEGDKLDVEALQALVGREQRPSGAARSLGALIRTRGMRTVSCGVAFIWFSTSFAYYGLAMDLQHFGVDVYLTQVAFGAVDIPAKLASALAITGVGRRAAQAGALGLAGLCILANIFVPQELRILRMVFAVVGKGSLAASFNCAYIFSGELFPTVIRQTGMGLGGTMARVGSMVAPLVRMTGDAFPALPLVIYGAAPVVSAVATCFLPETRNMPLPETVEDVERRAGHLEDEEPQVTVPLAPTKADAGKDGV, encoded by the exons ATGACCTTCGCGGAGCTGCTGACCCGCCTGGGCGGCATGGGCCGCTTCCAGGTGACCTACGTGGCCGCCCTGGCCCTGCCGCTCCTCATGTTGGCCAGCCACAACCTGCTGCAGAACTTCACCGCCGGCGTCCCCGAGCATCGCTGCCGACCCCGGCCGGGCGCCGACAACGGCACCGCCGGCCTCCCGCCGCTCCGGGTGACCTCGCCGGCCGACGGCCGCTGCCGCCGTTACGTGGAGCCCCAGTGGCACCTCCTGGAAGCCAACGGCACCGTGGCCGCCCGCAACGGGAGCGAGGAGGCGCCCACCGAGCCCTGCCGCGACGGCTGGACCTACCAGGAGGGCGTCTTCGCCCACACCATCGTCACCGAG TGGGACCTGGTGTGCGAGTCGAAGACGTTGCGGCAGGCGGCGCAGTCCATCTACATGGCCGGGATCCTGCTGGGCTCCTGCCTTTTCGGGATCCTCTCGGACAA GTTCGGGCGCCGGGCGCTGCTCATCTGGTGCTACCTGCAGCTGGGGGTGACGGGGACCTGCACGGCGCTGGCCCCCTCCTTCGCCATCTACTGCCTCTGCCGCTGCCTCGCCGGCCTCGCCATGTCCGGCGTCTCCCTCAACTCCGCCTCGCTCT GCATGGAGTGGATCCCCACGGAGCTGCGGGCCATCGTGGGCACCGCCAACGGCTACTGCTACACCCTGGGCCAGTTCGTGCTGGCGGCCGCCGCCTTCGGCCTCCCGCGCTGGCGCTGGCTCCAGCTCGCCGTCTCCCTGCCCTTCTACCTCTTCTTCCTCTACTCCTG gTTCTTCGTGGAGTCGGCCCGGTGGCAGGTGATTTCGGGGAGACCCGACCTGGCCCTCGAGGGGCTCCGCAAAGTCGCCCGGGTCAacgggaggaaggaggaaggcgaTAAACTCGACGTGGAG gcGTTGCAGGCGCTGGTGGGCCGGGAGCAGCGTCCAtccggggccgcccggagcctggGCGCCCTGATCCGGACCCGCGGCATGAGAACCGTCTCCTGCGGCGTCGCCTTCATCTG GTTCTCCACCAGCTTCGCCTACTACGGGCTGGCCATGGACCTGCAGCACTTCGGCGTGGACGTGTACCTGACGCAGGTGGCGTTCGGGGCCGTGGACATCCCGGCCAAGCTGGCCTCGGCGCTGGCCATCACCGGCgtggggcggcgggcggcgcaggCGGGCGCCCTGGGCCTCGCCGGCCTCTGCATCCTCGCCAACATCTTCGTGCCCCAAG AGCTGCGGATACTGCGCATGGTCTTCGCCGTGGTCGGGAAGGGCTCCTTGGCCGCCTCCTTCAACTGCGCCTACATCTTCTCCGGGGAGCTCTTCCCCACGGTCATCAG GCAGACAGGGATGGGCCTGGGGGGCACCATGGCCCGCGTGGGCAGCATGGTGGCCCCGCTGGTGCGGATGACGGGCGACGCCTTCCCGGCCCTGCCCCTCGTCATCTACGGGGCCGCTCCCGTCGTCTCGGCCGTCGCCACCTGCTTCCTGCCCGAGACCCGCAACATGCCGCTGCCGGAGACCGTCGAGGACGTGGAGAGGCG AGCGGGACACCTCGAGGACGAGGAGCCGCAGGTCACCGTCCCCTTGGCTCCCACCAAGGCCGACGCGGGCAAGGACGGCgtctga